In Nitrospirota bacterium, one DNA window encodes the following:
- a CDS encoding DUF1778 domain-containing protein — MAFIPNDHHSTSTRDVVLSIRARSNQRELIDKAAEAIGKNRSDFMLEASCREAENVLLDRRYFTLSEEQFKAFTALLDSPPKTNAKLRKLLAEKAPWE, encoded by the coding sequence ATGGCTTTCATACCCAACGACCACCATTCCACTTCCACGCGAGATGTGGTGCTCTCCATCCGCGCGCGCTCGAACCAGCGCGAGCTAATTGACAAGGCAGCGGAGGCCATCGGCAAAAACCGCTCTGATTTTATGCTCGAAGCGTCTTGCCGCGAAGCGGAAAACGTATTGCTGGACCGTCGCTACTTCACATTGAGCGAGGAGCAATTCAAGGCGTTTACGGCGCTTCTGGATTCTCCTCCTAAAACGAACGCGAAGCTTCGCAAGCTTCTCGCAGAGAAAGCTCCCTGGGAGTGA
- a CDS encoding GNAT family N-acetyltransferase: MFSSGEADLDNWLKNRALKNEGSGASRTYVVCTTERKIVGYYCLATGALAVAQAPGKVRRNMPDPIPVMIIGRLAVHKEWHGQGLGRSLLANALQRILQAAEIAGIRAVLVHAISGKAKAFYEKCGFFPSPVDPMILMVTLAEVKAILSP; this comes from the coding sequence ATGTTCAGTTCAGGGGAAGCTGACCTCGATAACTGGCTCAAGAATCGCGCGCTTAAAAATGAGGGAAGCGGGGCGTCCCGAACCTACGTTGTTTGCACAACAGAACGCAAGATCGTCGGCTATTACTGTCTCGCCACAGGAGCCTTGGCCGTGGCGCAAGCTCCCGGGAAAGTCAGACGCAATATGCCCGATCCCATTCCCGTGATGATCATTGGCCGTCTTGCTGTCCATAAGGAATGGCACGGCCAGGGCCTTGGCCGGTCTCTTTTGGCCAATGCGCTTCAGCGTATTCTGCAAGCGGCAGAAATCGCCGGAATACGCGCAGTCCTTGTTCATGCGATCTCCGGAAAGGCAAAGGCATTCTACGAGAAGTGCGGCTTCTTCCCGTCGCCGGTTGATCCCATGATCCTTATGGTCACCCTCGCGGAAGTAAAAGCTATACTGAGTCCTTAA